Below is a window of Patescibacteria group bacterium DNA.
CTTGCCCAAAAATCATAATCTACCGAACCGGATAGAGATTCATTAAATTCTAGGTCTAATGCCATTTCCCTTGTCAAAAGAGCAAAGGCGGAAAGAGGTGTTCTTACTGTTGCCGTTTTTATTATCTTCCGATTTGTTAGAGGAAAAAGATATTCGCCAAAAACTTTGCCATTGGAGTCTATTTTACGCAATAAGCAACCGCAGGCAGAGAGCCTATTTTTTCTTAAATACTCAAGTTGTAGAGCAATCCAGTTAGGTTCAGGAATATCATCCGATCCAGAGATGGCAATATATTCTCCTGTGGAGTTGTCAATTCCCGTGTTTAGAGCTTTGGACACACCACCGTTTGTTTTATGGTGTAGGACTCGTACTCTTGTTTTTTCTTTCTTTTCATACAAGGAAAGTACATCTAAAGTATCTTTATTTGAGGATCCGTCGTCAACAATTATAGTTTCAATATTTTGATAAGTTTGATTTAGACAACTTTCTAAAGCCTCGATGAGAAATCTCTTGTCCGTATTA
It encodes the following:
- a CDS encoding glycosyltransferase, which translates into the protein MKNKKEEPLVSLVMPVFNTDKRFLIEALESCLNQTYQNIETIIVDDGSSNKDTLDVLSLYEKKEKTRVRVLHHKTNGGVSKALNTGIDNSTGEYIAISGSDDIPEPNWIALQLEYLRKNRLSACGCLLRKIDSNGKVFGEYLFPLTNRKIIKTATVRTPLSAFALLTREMALDLEFNESLSGSVDYDFWARAIISKKYRLGNVPKFLFSYRYHNDNLCRSNKTNKKVALCSLQVKRLLFKNGYWSFAGIFVYAKILAWTLLPKPARSASLKLLRFFGLRYFG